One segment of Desmodus rotundus isolate HL8 chromosome 6, HLdesRot8A.1, whole genome shotgun sequence DNA contains the following:
- the ZC3HC1 gene encoding zinc finger C3HC-type protein 1: MAAPSEGPAFAVGVEKNWGAVVRSPEGTPQKIRQLIDEGIALEEGGTETKETSATFQSVNGSPEAEQPPLESTSKEAFFSRVETFSSLKWAGKPPELSPLVCAKYGWVTVECDMLKCSSCQAFLCASLQPAFDFDRYKERCVELKRALCTAHEKFCFWPDSPSPDRFGMLPLNEPAVLISEFLDRFQSLCHLDLQLPSLRPEDLKTMCFTEDKISLLLHLLEDELDHRTDERKAAAKLGSDIQVHVTACILSVCGWACSSSLEPTQLSLITCSHCVRKVGLWGFQQIESSANDLDSSFVLTSPPVPGPEGRPERLLLVPESPRRMMTRSQDATFSPGSEQAERSPGPIFSRTRSWDSSSPVDRTEPEAASPTTRTRPVTRSMGTGDSSGLEVPSSPLRRAKRARLCSSSSSDTSSRSFFDPTSQHRDWCPWVNITLGKETRENGGTEAGASSPAEPGWKAVLNILLAHKQASQPAETDSVSLSEKSRKVFRIFRQWESSCSS; the protein is encoded by the exons ATGGCGGCGCCCAGCGAGGGGCCAGCGTTTGCCGTGGGGGTTGAAAAGAATTGGGGTGCGGTTGTTCGCTCCCCAGAAGGGACTCCCCAGAAAATCCGGCAGCTGATAGATGAGGGGATTGCCCTGGAAGAGGGAGGCACCGAAAC GAAGGAAACATCTGCCACATTCCAGTCAGTTAATGGATCACCCGAAGCAGAACAACCTCCATTGGAATCTACAAGCAAAGAAGCCTTCTTTAGCAGAGTGGAAAcattttct TCTTTGAAATGGGCAGGTAAGCCCCCCGAGCTCTCTCCACTCGTCTGTGCAAAATACGGCTGGGTCACAGTGGAATGTGACATGCTCAAGTGCTCCAGCTGTCAGGCTTTTCTCTGTGCCAGTTTACAGCCAGCTTTTGATTTTGACAGAT ATAAGGAGCGATGTGTGGAGCTGAAGAGAGCCTTGTGTACTGCCCACGAGAAGTTCTGTTTCTGGCCAGATAGCCCCTCTCCAG ATCGATTTGGGATGTTACCATTGAATGAGCCGGCCGTTCTCATTAGTGAATTCCTAGATCGCTTTCAGAGCCTTTGTCACCTGGACCTCCAGCTTCCCTCCCTGAGGCCAGAGGACTTGAAGACCATG TGCTTTACAGAAGACAAGATTAGTCTTCTCCTGCACCTGCTTGAAGATGAACTTGATCACCGAACTGACGAGAGAAAAGCTGCCGCCAAATTAGGCTCCGACATCCAAGTCCATGTCACTGCCTGTATTCTCTCTGTGTGTGGCTGGGCATGTAG TTCTTCCTTGGAGCCCACGCAGCTCTCCCTGATCACGTGTTCACACTGTGTGAGGAAGGTGGGGCTCTGGGGCTTCCAGCAGATTGAGTCGTCCGCCAACGACCTGGACTCATCCTTCGTGCTGACCAGCCCCCCTGTCCCAGGCCCTGAGGGGCGCCCAGAGCGCCTTCTCCTGGTGCCCGAGTCCCCTCGGAGAATGATGACTCGGAGCCAGGATGCCACGTTTTCCCCGGGCTCGGAGCAG GCCGAACGGAGCCCAGGCCCCATCTTCTCCCGAACTCGGAGCTGGGACTCTTCCAGTCCTGTTGACCGCACTGAGCCCGAGGCCGCCAGCCCCACCACCAGAACGCGCCCAGTGACCCGAAGCATGGGAACAGGAGACAGCTCTGGCCTGGAAGTGCCATCCAGTCCTCTCCGGAGAGCCAAACGAGCTCGCCTCTGCTCTTCCAGCAGCTCG gaCACGTCTTCACGGAGCTTCTTTGATCCCACTTCTCAGCACAGAGACTGGTGCCCTTGGGTGAATATCACGCTTGGCAAGGAAACCAGGGAGAACGGTGGAACTGAGGCAGGCGCCAGCAGCCCGGCAGAACCAGGCTGGAAGGCAGTGCTGAACATCCTCCTGGCCCACAAACAGGCTAGCCAGCCAGCCGAAACGGACTCTGTG AGTCTCTCTGAGAAATCAAGGAAGGTATTCCGAATATTCCGGCAGTGGGAATCCTCGTGCTCGTCCTGA